In one Serinus canaria isolate serCan28SL12 chromosome 2, serCan2020, whole genome shotgun sequence genomic region, the following are encoded:
- the LOC103826392 gene encoding 1-phosphatidylinositol 4,5-bisphosphate phosphodiesterase gamma-1-like, with translation MSMARLNSVNGFLEDTRMEPGDMGRILRCLEMGTVLTLFYQKKSQRPERRTFQVKLETRQIIWSRTPEKVEGDIDIREIKEIRLGKNSRDFERYPEDARKLDFTMCFIILYGMDFRLRTLSVAAFCEEDINLWITGLNWLVADTQRAQTPLQIERWLRKQFDGMDRAREGSITVKDLKAMLPQVNYRVPNMRFLRDKLVEVEARNEMTFSHFIQFYKNLMFDAQKSVIEQLELSFPLRNVDRPELCQVSLYDFQKFLLHDQKESWASDVGVVRDYMCSYLKESSNEASDPSFQLDEFLTYLFSKENMVMDAKYERVVPEEMNHPLSQYWISSSHNTYLTGDQFSSESSLEAYARCLRMGCRCIELDCWDGPDDLPIIYHGHTLTSKIKFLDVLHTIKEHAFVTSEFPIILSIEDHCSIVQQRNMACHFKKVFGDMLLTKPVDINADELPSPTQLKKKILIKHKKLVEGNLYEEVSTASYSENDISNSIKNGILYLEDPIDHTWSPHYFVLTSNKIYYSEETSRYQFNEDEEEVEQKEEFNNNELHFTEKWFHGKLGGGRDGRQIAEKLLHEYCTETGGKDGTFLVRESETFVGDYTLSFWRSSRVQHCRIHSRQEAGATKFYLTDNLVFDSLYSLICHYREVPLRCNEFEMRLTDPVPQPNAHESKEWYHASLTRLQAEHMLMRVPRDGAFLVRKRSEPNSYAISFRAEGKIKHCRIQQEGRLFMLGSSAEFESLVDLISYYEKHPLYRKMKLRYPINEETLEKMGTTELDYGALYEVRTPHFYVEANKMPMARCTVKALYDYKAQREDELSFCKQAIIHNVDKQDGGWWRGDYGGKKQLWFPANYVEEIVGTQAQEQDEASSENSPLGNFLKGFIDVPSCHVVISKDGRSSKPFVFTIHSQQMSHAAQSLDVAADTQEELSEWVAKIREATQNADARMQEGKIMERRKKIALELSELVVYCRPVPFDEDKIGTDKACYRDMSSFPETKAEKYANRSKGKKFLQYNRRQLSRIYPKGQRLDSSNYDPLPMWICGSQLVALNFQTPDKPMQLNQALFMLGGRSGYVLQPDIMRDETFDPFDKNSLKIVEPITVQLQILGARHLPKNGRSIVCPFVEVEVCGSEYDNSKNKTDVVADNGFNPVWLFKQFVFDINNPEFAFLRFVVYEEDMFSDPNFLAQATFPVKGLKTGYRSVPLKNSYTEDLELASLLIHIEIINAKEEDEENLYSSIQQLRDRASELSSQVSSYERTNGCDSRYQQRLDELRAAQERLMELTEVRNRKLMEKKKRDRQMVTKRS, from the exons TCGACATTCGGGAGATCAAGGAGATCCGCCTGGGGAAGAATTCCCGGGATTTCGAGCGCTACCCCGAGGACGCTCGCAAGCTGGACTTCACCATGTGCTTCATCATCCTCTACGGGATGGACTTCAGGCTGCGGACGCTCAGCGTGGCCG CTTTCTGCGAGGAGGACATCAACCTATGGATAACGGGGCTCAACTGGCTGGTGGCTGACACCCAGAGAGCCCAGACCCCACTGCAGATCGAGAG gTGGCTACGGAAGCAGTTTGATGGGATGGACCGGGCCAGGGAAGGCAG CATCACAGTGAAGGACCTGAAGGCGATGCTGCCCCAGGTCAACTACCGTGTTCCCAACATGAGATTCCTGCGGGATAAACTTGTG GAAGTGGAAGCCAGGAATGAGATGACTTTCTCCCACTTCATCCAGTTCTACAAAAACCTGATGTTTGATGCCCAGAAGTCG gtcattgagcagctggagctctccTTCCCCTTGCG GAATGTGGACCGCCCCGAGCTGTGCCAAGTGTCCCTCTACGACTTCCAGAAGTTCCTGCTGCATGACCAGAAG GAATCCTGGGCCAGTGATGTGGGTGTGGTGCGGGACTACATGTGCTCCTACCTCAAGGAGAGCTCCAACGAAGCATCGGATCCCTCCTTCCAGCTGGATGAG TTCCTCACATACCTCTTCTCCAAGGAAAACATGGTGATGGATGCTAAGTACGAGCGTGTGGTGCCTGAGGAGATGAACCACCCCTTGTCCCAGTACTGGATCTCCTCATCCCACAACAC GTACCTGACAGGAGACCAGTTCTCCAGTGAGTCCTCCCTGGAGGCGTACGCCCGGTGCCTGAGGATGGGCTGCCGCTGTATCGAGT TGGATTGCTGGGATGGCCCAGACGATCTTCCCATTATCTACCACGGCCACACGCTCACCTCCAAGATCAAATTCCTGGATGTGCTGCACACCATCAAGGAACATGCCTTTGTCACCTCTGA GTTCCCCATCATTCTCTCCATCGAAGACCACTGCAGCATTGTCCAGCAGAGGAACATGGCCTGCCACTTCAAGAAGGTTTTTGGGGACATGCTCCTCACCAAGCCAGTGGACATCAATGCTGATGAGTTGCCCTCACCCACCCAGCTCAAGAAGAAAATCCTAATCAAG CACAAGAAACTGGTTGAAGGGAACCTGTACGAGGAGGTCTCCACTGCCAGTTACTCAGAGAATGACATCAGCAACTCCATCAAGAATGGAATTCTCTACCTTGAAGACCCCATCGACCAC ACCTGGAGCCCTCATTATTTTGTCCTGACAAGCAACAAGATTTACTACTCAGAGGAGACATCCCGCTACCAGTTCAACGAGGATGAAGAGGAGGTGGAGCAGAAGGAG GAGTTCAACAACAACGAGCTGCACTTCACGGAGAAGTGGTTCCACGGCAAGCTCGGGGGTGGCCGTGACGGGCGACAGAttgcagagaagctgctgcacGAGTACTGCACCGAGACAGGCGGCAAGGACGGCACCTTCCTGGTGCGCGAGAGCGAGACCTTCGTGGGCGACTACACCCTCTCCTTCTG gaggtCCAGCCGGGTGCAGCACTGCCGGATCCACTCGAGGCAGGAGGCCGGGGCCACCAAGTTCTACCTGACAGACAACCTGGTCTTTGATAGCCTCTACAGCCTCATCTGCCACTACCGGGAGGTGCCGCTGCGCTGCAACGAGTTCGAGATGCGCCTCACGGACCCCGTCCCCCAACCCAACGCCCACGAGAGCAAAGA gtggTACCACGCCAGCTTGACGcgtctccaggctgagcacatGCTGATGCGGGTCCCGCGGGATGGTGCGTTCCTGGTGCGGAAGCGCAGCGAGCCCAACTCCTATGCCATCTCCTTCCG GGCGGAGGGGAAGATCAAGCACTGCCGCATCCAGCAGGAAGGACGGCTCTTCATGCTGGGCAGCTCGGCCGAGTTTGAGAGCCTCGTGGACCTCATCAGCTACTATGAGAAGCACCCGCTGTACCGCAAGATGAAGCTGCGCTACCCCATCAATGAGGAGACCCTGGAGAAGATGGGCACCACT GAACTGGACTATGGAGCTCTGTATGAGGTGCGGACCCCTCATTTCTATGTGGAGGCCAACAAGATGCCAATGGCCAGG tgcACGGTGAAGGCTCTGTATGACTACAAAGCACAACGGGAGGACGAGCTGTCATTCTGCAAGCAGGCCATCATCCACAACGTGGACAAGCAGGACGGTGGCTG GTGGCGGGGGGACTACGGGGgcaagaagcagctctggttcCCAGCCAACTACGTGGAGGAGATCGTTGGCAcccaggcacaggagcaggatgaggcc TCATCAGAAAACAGCCCCCTGGGGAACTTCCTGAAGGGCTTCATCGATGTCCCATCCTGCCACGTCG TTATCTCCAAAGACGGGAGGAGCTCCAAACCATTTGTCTTCACCATCCATTCCCAGCAGATGTCCCACGCAGCCCAGTCGCTGGACGTGGCCGCAGACACGCAGGAGGAACTCAGCGAGTGGGTGGCCAAGATCCGGGAGGCCACGCAGAACGCCGACGCCAGG ATGCAAGAGGGGAAGATCATGGAGCGGAGGAAGAAGATCGCCCTGGAGCTCTCAGAGCTGGTCGTGTATTGCCGGCCGGTGCCGTTCGATGAGGACA AGATTGGCACAGACAAGGCATGTTATCGGGACATGTCCTCCTTCCCCGAGACCAAGGCAGAGAAATACGCCAACCGCAGCAAGGGCAAGAAGTTCCTGCAGTACAACCGCCGCCAGCTGAGCCGCATCTACCCCAAAGGACAGCGCCTGGACTCCTCCAACTACGACCCACTGCCCATGTGGATCTGTGGGAGCCAACTCGTGGCCCTCAACTTCCAGACGCCTG ACAAACCAATGCAGCTGAACCAGGCGCTCTTCATGCTCGGTGGCCGCAGCGGCTACGTCCTGCAGCCGGACATCATGAGGGACGAGACCTTTGACCCCTTCGACAAGAACAGCCTGAAGATTGTGGAGCCCATCACAGTCCAGCTGCAG ATCCTTGGTGCCCGGCACCTGCCCAAGAACGGGAGGAGCATCGTGTGCCCCTTTGTGGAGGTGGAGGTTTGTGGCTCCGAGTATGACAACAGCAAGAACAAGACAGATGTCGTAG CTGACAACGGCTTCAACCCCGTCTGGCTCTTCAAGCAGTTTGTCTTCGATATCAACAACCCCGAGTTTGCCTTCCTCCGCTTCGTGGTGTATGAGGAGGACATGTTCAGTGATCCCAACTTCTTGGCACAAGCCACCTTCCCTGTCAAGGGCCTCAAAACAG GCTATCGGTCAGTGCCGTTGAAGAACAGCTACACCGAGGACCTGGAGCTCGCCTCCCTCCTCATCCACATCGAAATCATCAACGCCAAG gaggaagatgaggagaaCCTCTACTCGTCCATCCAGCAGCTCCGGGACCGTGCCAGCGAGCTCTCCAGCCAGGTCTCCAGCTACGAGCGCACCAACGGCTGCGATTCCCGCTACCAGCAGCGCCTGGATGAGCTCCGGGCAGCCCAGGAGCGGCTCATGGAGCTCACTGAAGTCCGCAACCGCAA GTTgatggagaagaagaagagggaCCGGCAGATGGTCACCAAACgcagctga
- the LOC103826296 gene encoding ubiquitin carboxyl-terminal hydrolase CYLD-like isoform X1, with the protein MRKRVFLLCFREENGLFGGFGESAMSNLSPLAADRNCFYILTEDCAYGNKYFQAGNLCFCSERSYLRNFSEDGPPACFLKVVMLDDSSTVTINLEILQPVRQEAAGFLLAIGSHSERLDFFLDRLSLEGALRAVPGQNVMVEVEREFFPGVVRYIGSIYKPSLAVLTPVFFGVELQGEGENRGRSDGSYHGTEYFKCKRNCGIFLPFSKIQFIPTSGNDYGKQKPGKQDTEEVVPVKVGDAVSFFVDEIPTKGIAMAVYREGSQWFVKVCPEEEGTTDIFREIPIESVVNESLQSFFPMFNSDMGFGKPNLMKREISESSEEGEGGNSPLEVNSMVQITLDKGNQVSGIIRWLGYLPQIKDKMAGVELDEDKGVTAGEWLGKSYFHCAPKRGLFVRLNSCQPDVRFQSFPNSDLSLGDYRGQEVLPEGPESFPPLRNEAAVQVLQGRMKGIQGHCNSCYMDAALFSLFSCTSVLDSMLFMPFPLCDRNVQGILRDEIVNPLRRTGFVRASSVMHLREQLTDKGQCSSFTNAEKDPEEFLNLIMQQILGVEPLLKLQSGGQKEQECYCYQIFMDQQEDLVVPDVQQLVERSFLSSDLKLVEIPSCFIIQMPRFGKEYKMFSKIIPSLELDITDLLLDSPRECCLCGDVATLECSECFKDKVFAATGLKQFCSSCSRQVHSHHLRKAHKPRRLHIPEEFQSWSARGCQQVPREKLELFAVLCIETSHYVSFVKYGPGNEHWMFFDSMADRHGGENGFNIPMVTLCPEVAKYLDLPLAVLALEQPRDMDGVAKRLFCDAYMYLYQSRKMALYK; encoded by the exons ATgaggaaaagggtttttttgttgtgtttccGCGAGGAAAATGGTTTATTTGGTGGTTTTG GGGAATCTGCCATGTCCAACCTCTCGCCTCTGGCAGCGGACAGGAATTGCTTCTACATCCTGACCGAGGACTGTGCCTATGGAAACAAATACTTCCAAGCTGGGAACTTGTGCTTCTGCAGCGAGAGGAGCTACCTGCGGAATTTTTCCGAGGATGGGCCTCCAGCTTGCTTCCTGAAGGTGGTCATGCTGGACGACAGCTCCACGGTCACCATCAACCTGGAGATCCTGCAGCCCGTGCGCCAGGAAGCCGCCGGATTCCTCCTGGCCATCGGGAGCCACAGCGAGCGCTTGGATTTTTTCCTGGACAGGCTGAGCCTGGAAGGAGCTCTCCGAGCCGTGCCGGGCCAAAATGTAATGGTGGAGGTGGAGAGGGAATTTTTCCCGGGAGTCGTGCGCTACATCGGGAGCATCTACAAGCCCAGCTTGGCTGTGCTGACTCCGGTGTTTTTCGGGGTGGAATTGCAG ggagagggggaaaacagAGGGAGAAGCGACGGGTCCTACCATGGCACCGAGTACTTCAAGTGCAAGAGGAACTGTGGGATCTTCCTGCCCTTCAGCAAAATCCAGTTTATTCCCACATCAGGCAACGATTATGGGAAGCAGAAGCCGGGAAAACAGGACACGGAGGAGGTGGTTCCCGTGAAAGTGGGAGACGCCGTCAGCTTCTTTGTGGATGAGATCCCCACCAAAGGAATTGCCATGGCAGTTTACAGGGAAGGAAGCCAATGGTTTGTGAAAGTTTGCCCG gaagaagaaggaaCCACTGACATTTTCAGGGAAATCCCCATAGAATCTGTTGTGAATGAGAGCTTGCAAA GTTTTTTCCCAATGTTCAATTCTGACATGGGCTTTGGAAAACCAAACCTAATGAAACGAGAGATCAGCGAGAGCAGCGAGGAGGGGGAAGGTGGGAATTCACCCCTGGAAGTGAATTCCATGGTCCAGATTACCTTGGACAAGGGGAATCAAGTTTCAGGAATCATCCGCTGGTTGGGATATCTGCCCCAAATCAAGGACAAAATGGCTGGAGTTGAACTG GATGAAGACAAGGGGGTCACAGCTGGAGAGTGGCTGGGCAAGTCCTACTTCCACTGCGCCCCGAAGCGCGGCCTCTTCGTGAGGCTGAACTCCTGCCAGCCCGACGTGCGCTTCCAGAGCTTTCCCAACTCTGACCTATCCCTGGGGGATTACA GAGGACAAGAAGTTCTTCCAGAGGGTCCAGAGAGTTTTCCTCCCCTCAGGAATGAGGCAGCAGTCCAGGTTCTCCAAGGGCGGATGAAGGGCATCCAAGGCCATTGTAATTCCTGCTACATGGATGCAGCTCTCTTCAG CCTCTTCTCCTGTACCTCCGTGCTGGACTCCATGCTCTTCATGCCCTTCCCACTGTGTGACAGGAATGTCCAGGGAATTCTACGGGATGAGATCGTCAATCCCCTCCGTAG GACTGGCTTTGTCAGGGCCAGCAGTGTGATGCACCTCCGGGAGCAGCTCACGGACAAGGGCCAGTGCTCCAGCTTCACCAATGCTGAGAAAG ATCCTGAGGAGTTTCTCAATCTCATAATGCAGCAGATCCTGGGAGTTGAGCCACTGTTGAAACTCCA GTCAGGAGgccagaaggagcaggaatgtTACTGCTACCAGATATTTATGGATCAACAGGAGGATTTGGTGGTTCCCGACGTGCAGCAGTTGGTGGAACGCTCCTTCCTGTCCTCAGATCTGAAGCTGGTGGAG atccCATCTTGCTTCATTATCCAAATGCCACGTTTTGGGAAGGAATACAAAATGTTCAGCAAAATCATCCCTTCCTTGGAGCTGGATATAACAGATCTGCTGCTGGACA GTCCTAGGGAATGCTGCCTGTGTGGCGATGTTGCCACCCTGGAATGCTCAGAGTGTTTCAAGGACAAAGTGTTTGCAGCCACGGGCCTGAAGcagttctgcagctcctgctccagacaG GTTCATTCCCATCACCTCCGCAAAGCTCACAAACCCCGGAGGCTGCACATTCCAGAGGAATTCCAGAGCTGGAGCGCCCGGGGCTGCCAGCAGGTGCCGCGGGAGAAGCTGGAGCTGTTTGCAGTGCTCTGCATCGAGACCAGTCACTACGTGTCCTTCGTGAAATACGGCCCTGGCAACGAGCACTGGATGTTCTTCGACAGCATGGCCGACCGGCACG GTGGCGAAAACGGCTTCAACATTCCCATGGTGACGCTGTGCCCGGAAGTAGCCAAATACCTGGACTtgcccctggctgtgctggccctggagcagcctcgGGACATGGATGGGGTGGCCAAACGCCTCTTTTGTGATGCCTACATGTACCTGtaccagagcaggaaaatggcACTTTACAAGTGA
- the LOC103826296 gene encoding ubiquitin carboxyl-terminal hydrolase CYLD-like isoform X2: protein MRKRVFLLCFREENGLFGGFGESAMSNLSPLAADRNCFYILTEDCAYGNKYFQAGNLCFCSERSYLRNFSEDGPPACFLKVVMLDDSSTVTINLEILQPVRQEAAGFLLAIGSHSERLDFFLDRLSLEGALRAVPGQNVMVEVEREFFPGVVRYIGSIYKPSLAVLTPVFFGVELQGEGENRGRSDGSYHGTEYFKCKRNCGIFLPFSKIQFIPTSGNDYGKQKPGKQDTEEVVPVKVGDAVSFFVDEIPTKGIAMAVYREGSQWFVKVCPEEEGTTDIFREIPIESVVNESLQSFFPMFNSDMGFGKPNLMKREISESSEEGEGGNSPLEVNSMVQITLDKGNQVSGIIRWLGYLPQIKDKMAGVELDEDKGVTAGEWLGKSYFHCAPKRGLFVRLNSCQPDVRFQSFPNSDLSLGDYRGQEVLPEGPESFPPLRNEAAVQVLQGRMKGIQGHCNSCYMDAALFSLFSCTSVLDSMLFMPFPLCDRNVQGILRDEIVNPLRRTGFVRASSVMHLREQLTDKGQCSSFTNAEKDPEEFLNLIMQQILGVEPLLKLQSGGQKEQECYCYQIFMDQQEDLVVPDVQQLVERSFLSSDLKLVEIPSCFIIQMPRFGKEYKMFSKIIPSLELDITDLLLDSPRECCLCGDVATLECSECFKDKVFAATGLKQFCSSCSRQVHSHHLRKAHKPRRLHIPEEFQSWSARGCQQVPREKLELFAVLCIETSHYVSFVKYGPGNEHWMFFDSMADRWRKRLQHSHGDAVPGSSQIPGLAPGCAGPGAASGHGWGGQTPLL from the exons ATgaggaaaagggtttttttgttgtgtttccGCGAGGAAAATGGTTTATTTGGTGGTTTTG GGGAATCTGCCATGTCCAACCTCTCGCCTCTGGCAGCGGACAGGAATTGCTTCTACATCCTGACCGAGGACTGTGCCTATGGAAACAAATACTTCCAAGCTGGGAACTTGTGCTTCTGCAGCGAGAGGAGCTACCTGCGGAATTTTTCCGAGGATGGGCCTCCAGCTTGCTTCCTGAAGGTGGTCATGCTGGACGACAGCTCCACGGTCACCATCAACCTGGAGATCCTGCAGCCCGTGCGCCAGGAAGCCGCCGGATTCCTCCTGGCCATCGGGAGCCACAGCGAGCGCTTGGATTTTTTCCTGGACAGGCTGAGCCTGGAAGGAGCTCTCCGAGCCGTGCCGGGCCAAAATGTAATGGTGGAGGTGGAGAGGGAATTTTTCCCGGGAGTCGTGCGCTACATCGGGAGCATCTACAAGCCCAGCTTGGCTGTGCTGACTCCGGTGTTTTTCGGGGTGGAATTGCAG ggagagggggaaaacagAGGGAGAAGCGACGGGTCCTACCATGGCACCGAGTACTTCAAGTGCAAGAGGAACTGTGGGATCTTCCTGCCCTTCAGCAAAATCCAGTTTATTCCCACATCAGGCAACGATTATGGGAAGCAGAAGCCGGGAAAACAGGACACGGAGGAGGTGGTTCCCGTGAAAGTGGGAGACGCCGTCAGCTTCTTTGTGGATGAGATCCCCACCAAAGGAATTGCCATGGCAGTTTACAGGGAAGGAAGCCAATGGTTTGTGAAAGTTTGCCCG gaagaagaaggaaCCACTGACATTTTCAGGGAAATCCCCATAGAATCTGTTGTGAATGAGAGCTTGCAAA GTTTTTTCCCAATGTTCAATTCTGACATGGGCTTTGGAAAACCAAACCTAATGAAACGAGAGATCAGCGAGAGCAGCGAGGAGGGGGAAGGTGGGAATTCACCCCTGGAAGTGAATTCCATGGTCCAGATTACCTTGGACAAGGGGAATCAAGTTTCAGGAATCATCCGCTGGTTGGGATATCTGCCCCAAATCAAGGACAAAATGGCTGGAGTTGAACTG GATGAAGACAAGGGGGTCACAGCTGGAGAGTGGCTGGGCAAGTCCTACTTCCACTGCGCCCCGAAGCGCGGCCTCTTCGTGAGGCTGAACTCCTGCCAGCCCGACGTGCGCTTCCAGAGCTTTCCCAACTCTGACCTATCCCTGGGGGATTACA GAGGACAAGAAGTTCTTCCAGAGGGTCCAGAGAGTTTTCCTCCCCTCAGGAATGAGGCAGCAGTCCAGGTTCTCCAAGGGCGGATGAAGGGCATCCAAGGCCATTGTAATTCCTGCTACATGGATGCAGCTCTCTTCAG CCTCTTCTCCTGTACCTCCGTGCTGGACTCCATGCTCTTCATGCCCTTCCCACTGTGTGACAGGAATGTCCAGGGAATTCTACGGGATGAGATCGTCAATCCCCTCCGTAG GACTGGCTTTGTCAGGGCCAGCAGTGTGATGCACCTCCGGGAGCAGCTCACGGACAAGGGCCAGTGCTCCAGCTTCACCAATGCTGAGAAAG ATCCTGAGGAGTTTCTCAATCTCATAATGCAGCAGATCCTGGGAGTTGAGCCACTGTTGAAACTCCA GTCAGGAGgccagaaggagcaggaatgtTACTGCTACCAGATATTTATGGATCAACAGGAGGATTTGGTGGTTCCCGACGTGCAGCAGTTGGTGGAACGCTCCTTCCTGTCCTCAGATCTGAAGCTGGTGGAG atccCATCTTGCTTCATTATCCAAATGCCACGTTTTGGGAAGGAATACAAAATGTTCAGCAAAATCATCCCTTCCTTGGAGCTGGATATAACAGATCTGCTGCTGGACA GTCCTAGGGAATGCTGCCTGTGTGGCGATGTTGCCACCCTGGAATGCTCAGAGTGTTTCAAGGACAAAGTGTTTGCAGCCACGGGCCTGAAGcagttctgcagctcctgctccagacaG GTTCATTCCCATCACCTCCGCAAAGCTCACAAACCCCGGAGGCTGCACATTCCAGAGGAATTCCAGAGCTGGAGCGCCCGGGGCTGCCAGCAGGTGCCGCGGGAGAAGCTGGAGCTGTTTGCAGTGCTCTGCATCGAGACCAGTCACTACGTGTCCTTCGTGAAATACGGCCCTGGCAACGAGCACTGGATGTTCTTCGACAGCATGGCCGACCG GTGGCGAAAACGGCTTCAACATTCCCATGGTGACGCTGTGCCCGGAAGTAGCCAAATACCTGGACTtgcccctggctgtgctggccctggagcagcctcgGGACATGGATGGGGTGGCCAAACGCCTCTTTTGTGA
- the LOC103826296 gene encoding ubiquitin carboxyl-terminal hydrolase CYLD-like isoform X3 has translation MSNLSPLAADRNCFYILTEDCAYGNKYFQAGNLCFCSERSYLRNFSEDGPPACFLKVVMLDDSSTVTINLEILQPVRQEAAGFLLAIGSHSERLDFFLDRLSLEGALRAVPGQNVMVEVEREFFPGVVRYIGSIYKPSLAVLTPVFFGVELQGEGENRGRSDGSYHGTEYFKCKRNCGIFLPFSKIQFIPTSGNDYGKQKPGKQDTEEVVPVKVGDAVSFFVDEIPTKGIAMAVYREGSQWFVKVCPEEEGTTDIFREIPIESVVNESLQSFFPMFNSDMGFGKPNLMKREISESSEEGEGGNSPLEVNSMVQITLDKGNQVSGIIRWLGYLPQIKDKMAGVELDEDKGVTAGEWLGKSYFHCAPKRGLFVRLNSCQPDVRFQSFPNSDLSLGDYRGQEVLPEGPESFPPLRNEAAVQVLQGRMKGIQGHCNSCYMDAALFSLFSCTSVLDSMLFMPFPLCDRNVQGILRDEIVNPLRRTGFVRASSVMHLREQLTDKGQCSSFTNAEKDPEEFLNLIMQQILGVEPLLKLQSGGQKEQECYCYQIFMDQQEDLVVPDVQQLVERSFLSSDLKLVEIPSCFIIQMPRFGKEYKMFSKIIPSLELDITDLLLDSPRECCLCGDVATLECSECFKDKVFAATGLKQFCSSCSRQVHSHHLRKAHKPRRLHIPEEFQSWSARGCQQVPREKLELFAVLCIETSHYVSFVKYGPGNEHWMFFDSMADRHGGENGFNIPMVTLCPEVAKYLDLPLAVLALEQPRDMDGVAKRLFCDAYMYLYQSRKMALYK, from the exons ATGTCCAACCTCTCGCCTCTGGCAGCGGACAGGAATTGCTTCTACATCCTGACCGAGGACTGTGCCTATGGAAACAAATACTTCCAAGCTGGGAACTTGTGCTTCTGCAGCGAGAGGAGCTACCTGCGGAATTTTTCCGAGGATGGGCCTCCAGCTTGCTTCCTGAAGGTGGTCATGCTGGACGACAGCTCCACGGTCACCATCAACCTGGAGATCCTGCAGCCCGTGCGCCAGGAAGCCGCCGGATTCCTCCTGGCCATCGGGAGCCACAGCGAGCGCTTGGATTTTTTCCTGGACAGGCTGAGCCTGGAAGGAGCTCTCCGAGCCGTGCCGGGCCAAAATGTAATGGTGGAGGTGGAGAGGGAATTTTTCCCGGGAGTCGTGCGCTACATCGGGAGCATCTACAAGCCCAGCTTGGCTGTGCTGACTCCGGTGTTTTTCGGGGTGGAATTGCAG ggagagggggaaaacagAGGGAGAAGCGACGGGTCCTACCATGGCACCGAGTACTTCAAGTGCAAGAGGAACTGTGGGATCTTCCTGCCCTTCAGCAAAATCCAGTTTATTCCCACATCAGGCAACGATTATGGGAAGCAGAAGCCGGGAAAACAGGACACGGAGGAGGTGGTTCCCGTGAAAGTGGGAGACGCCGTCAGCTTCTTTGTGGATGAGATCCCCACCAAAGGAATTGCCATGGCAGTTTACAGGGAAGGAAGCCAATGGTTTGTGAAAGTTTGCCCG gaagaagaaggaaCCACTGACATTTTCAGGGAAATCCCCATAGAATCTGTTGTGAATGAGAGCTTGCAAA GTTTTTTCCCAATGTTCAATTCTGACATGGGCTTTGGAAAACCAAACCTAATGAAACGAGAGATCAGCGAGAGCAGCGAGGAGGGGGAAGGTGGGAATTCACCCCTGGAAGTGAATTCCATGGTCCAGATTACCTTGGACAAGGGGAATCAAGTTTCAGGAATCATCCGCTGGTTGGGATATCTGCCCCAAATCAAGGACAAAATGGCTGGAGTTGAACTG GATGAAGACAAGGGGGTCACAGCTGGAGAGTGGCTGGGCAAGTCCTACTTCCACTGCGCCCCGAAGCGCGGCCTCTTCGTGAGGCTGAACTCCTGCCAGCCCGACGTGCGCTTCCAGAGCTTTCCCAACTCTGACCTATCCCTGGGGGATTACA GAGGACAAGAAGTTCTTCCAGAGGGTCCAGAGAGTTTTCCTCCCCTCAGGAATGAGGCAGCAGTCCAGGTTCTCCAAGGGCGGATGAAGGGCATCCAAGGCCATTGTAATTCCTGCTACATGGATGCAGCTCTCTTCAG CCTCTTCTCCTGTACCTCCGTGCTGGACTCCATGCTCTTCATGCCCTTCCCACTGTGTGACAGGAATGTCCAGGGAATTCTACGGGATGAGATCGTCAATCCCCTCCGTAG GACTGGCTTTGTCAGGGCCAGCAGTGTGATGCACCTCCGGGAGCAGCTCACGGACAAGGGCCAGTGCTCCAGCTTCACCAATGCTGAGAAAG ATCCTGAGGAGTTTCTCAATCTCATAATGCAGCAGATCCTGGGAGTTGAGCCACTGTTGAAACTCCA GTCAGGAGgccagaaggagcaggaatgtTACTGCTACCAGATATTTATGGATCAACAGGAGGATTTGGTGGTTCCCGACGTGCAGCAGTTGGTGGAACGCTCCTTCCTGTCCTCAGATCTGAAGCTGGTGGAG atccCATCTTGCTTCATTATCCAAATGCCACGTTTTGGGAAGGAATACAAAATGTTCAGCAAAATCATCCCTTCCTTGGAGCTGGATATAACAGATCTGCTGCTGGACA GTCCTAGGGAATGCTGCCTGTGTGGCGATGTTGCCACCCTGGAATGCTCAGAGTGTTTCAAGGACAAAGTGTTTGCAGCCACGGGCCTGAAGcagttctgcagctcctgctccagacaG GTTCATTCCCATCACCTCCGCAAAGCTCACAAACCCCGGAGGCTGCACATTCCAGAGGAATTCCAGAGCTGGAGCGCCCGGGGCTGCCAGCAGGTGCCGCGGGAGAAGCTGGAGCTGTTTGCAGTGCTCTGCATCGAGACCAGTCACTACGTGTCCTTCGTGAAATACGGCCCTGGCAACGAGCACTGGATGTTCTTCGACAGCATGGCCGACCGGCACG GTGGCGAAAACGGCTTCAACATTCCCATGGTGACGCTGTGCCCGGAAGTAGCCAAATACCTGGACTtgcccctggctgtgctggccctggagcagcctcgGGACATGGATGGGGTGGCCAAACGCCTCTTTTGTGATGCCTACATGTACCTGtaccagagcaggaaaatggcACTTTACAAGTGA